Proteins encoded within one genomic window of Marinobacter halotolerans:
- the prfC gene encoding peptide chain release factor 3, whose product MTSLSSEVDNRRTFAIISHPDAGKTTITEKVLLFGQAIQKAGTVKGKKSGQHAKSDWMEMEKERGISVTTSVMQFPYSGRLVNLLDTPGHEDFSEDTYRTLTAVDSCLMVIDSAKGVEERTIKLMEVTRLRDTPIITFMNKLDRDTRDPVELMDEVEDVLKIACAPVTWPIGNGKNFKGVYHLLRDEIILYQSGQGHMIQEERIIKGLDNPELEEVIGAWASELRDEIELVKGASHDFDYDAFRAGELTPVFFGTALGNFGVDHMLDGLVEWAPTPQPRETDTRLVEPAEDMFSGFVFKIQANMDPQHRDRVAFMRIVSGKYYQGMKARHVRIGKDVRFSDALTFMAGDREQAGEAFAGDIIGLHNHGTIQLGDTFTAGEDMKFTGIPNFAPELFRRIRLKDPLKAKQLQKGLIQLAEEGAVQVFRPLANNDLIVGAVGVLQFDVVVSRLKSEYKVDAMYEPINVATARWVTSDDERKLDEFERKANDNLALDGSDRLAYIAPTMVNLQLAQERYPDIRFHKTREQ is encoded by the coding sequence ATGACAAGCCTGTCCAGCGAAGTCGATAACCGTCGAACATTTGCCATCATTTCCCACCCGGATGCCGGTAAGACCACCATTACGGAAAAAGTCCTGCTGTTTGGTCAGGCCATCCAGAAAGCGGGCACCGTTAAAGGCAAAAAGTCCGGTCAGCATGCCAAGTCCGACTGGATGGAAATGGAAAAAGAGAGGGGCATCTCGGTTACTACCTCGGTGATGCAGTTCCCCTATAGCGGGCGGCTGGTCAACCTGCTGGACACCCCTGGTCACGAAGACTTCTCTGAGGACACCTATCGCACCCTGACGGCCGTGGACTCCTGCCTGATGGTTATCGACAGTGCCAAGGGTGTCGAGGAGCGGACCATCAAGCTGATGGAGGTTACCCGATTACGGGATACCCCGATTATCACCTTCATGAACAAGCTTGACCGCGACACCCGGGACCCGGTGGAGCTTATGGACGAGGTCGAGGATGTTCTGAAAATTGCCTGCGCGCCGGTTACCTGGCCTATCGGCAACGGCAAGAATTTCAAGGGCGTCTATCACCTGTTACGGGATGAGATCATTCTGTACCAATCGGGGCAGGGCCACATGATTCAGGAAGAGCGCATCATCAAGGGCCTGGACAATCCGGAGCTTGAAGAGGTGATCGGCGCATGGGCATCGGAGCTCCGGGACGAGATCGAGCTGGTGAAGGGTGCCTCCCATGATTTTGATTACGACGCCTTCCGTGCTGGCGAGCTGACGCCCGTGTTTTTCGGTACGGCATTGGGCAATTTTGGTGTCGACCATATGCTGGACGGGCTGGTGGAATGGGCACCGACACCCCAGCCCCGCGAGACGGACACCCGTCTTGTCGAGCCGGCAGAGGATATGTTCTCCGGATTCGTCTTCAAGATTCAGGCAAATATGGACCCCCAGCACCGGGATCGCGTGGCGTTTATGCGTATTGTGTCGGGAAAATACTACCAGGGCATGAAAGCACGTCATGTCCGTATCGGCAAGGACGTGCGGTTTTCGGACGCGCTGACGTTCATGGCCGGAGACCGGGAGCAGGCCGGTGAGGCCTTTGCCGGCGACATTATTGGCTTGCACAACCATGGCACCATCCAGCTGGGCGATACCTTCACCGCCGGCGAGGACATGAAGTTCACCGGCATCCCCAATTTCGCCCCCGAACTCTTCCGTCGGATACGCCTGAAAGACCCGCTGAAAGCCAAACAGCTTCAGAAAGGCCTGATACAGCTTGCGGAAGAGGGTGCTGTTCAGGTCTTCCGACCGCTGGCCAATAACGACCTGATCGTCGGTGCTGTGGGTGTGCTTCAGTTTGACGTGGTCGTCAGCAGGCTGAAGAGCGAGTACAAAGTGGATGCCATGTACGAGCCGATCAACGTTGCCACGGCGCGTTGGGTAACCAGCGATGACGAACGCAAACTGGACGAATTCGAGCGCAAGGCCAATGATAATCTGGCGTTGGATGGCAGTGACCGACTGGCGTATATCGCGCCAACCATGGTAAACCTGCAGTTGGCGCAGGAACGGTACCCGGATATCCGATTCCATAAAACCCGAGAGCAATAA
- the rimI gene encoding ribosomal protein S18-alanine N-acetyltransferase, producing the protein MSASYHAIESLRRSVRPLHESDLPVVLEIERTGYSYPWSETVFRDCFQPNYRLWGVEDAEGLIGYAVVAYMVDEAHLLNICISSRHRRSGLARFLLRFLAREALKDGMARVLLEVRVSNLSAANLYLSEGFEQIGRRPGYYPSSSGREDAHVLSLSLPGSEM; encoded by the coding sequence GTGTCTGCTTCTTATCACGCCATTGAATCCCTCAGACGGTCCGTTCGTCCCCTCCATGAAAGTGATTTGCCGGTGGTGCTTGAGATTGAGCGCACCGGCTACTCCTATCCCTGGTCGGAGACGGTGTTCCGGGATTGCTTTCAGCCTAACTACAGACTCTGGGGGGTTGAGGACGCCGAGGGCCTGATTGGCTATGCGGTTGTAGCCTATATGGTCGATGAGGCTCATTTGCTGAACATCTGCATCTCTTCACGGCATCGTCGATCGGGGCTGGCGCGTTTCCTTTTGCGTTTTCTGGCCCGTGAAGCGCTCAAGGACGGGATGGCCCGGGTGCTTCTTGAGGTTAGAGTCAGCAACCTGTCCGCGGCTAACCTCTACCTGTCGGAGGGGTTTGAGCAGATCGGCCGCCGCCCGGGCTATTACCCGTCCTCGTCCGGGCGCGAAGATGCCCATGTGCTGTCGTTATCTTTGCCGGGTTCAGAGATGTGA